Proteins from a single region of Budorcas taxicolor isolate Tak-1 chromosome 11, Takin1.1, whole genome shotgun sequence:
- the LOC128056104 gene encoding 60S ribosomal protein L10a-like, with protein sequence MSSKVSRDTLYEAVREVLHGNQLKRRKFLEMVELQISLKNYDPQKDKRFSGTVRLKSTPHPKFSVCVLGDQQHCDEAKAVDIPHMDIEALKKLNKNKKLVKKLAKKYDAFLASESLIKQIPRILGPGLNKPGKFPSLLTHNENMVAKVDEVKSTIKFQMKKVLCLAVAVGHVKMTDDELVYNIHLAVNFLVSLLKKNWQNVRALYIKSTMGKPQRLY encoded by the coding sequence ATGAGCAGCAAAGTCTCCCGCGACACCCTCTACGAGGCGGTGCGGGAAGTCCTGCACGGGAACCAGCTCAAGCGCAGAAAGTTTTTGGAGATGGTGGAGCTTCAGatcagcctgaagaactatgaccCTCAGAAGGACAAACGTTTCTCGGGCACCGTCAGGCTTAagtccactccccaccccaagtTCTCCGTGTGTGTCTTAGGGGACCAGCAGCATTGTGATGAGGCCAAGGCTGTGGATATCCCCCACATGGACATCGAGGCACTGAAAAAACTCAACAAGAATAAGAAACTGGTCAAGAAGCTGGCCAAGAAATATGATGCATTTTTGGCTTCAGAGTCTCTGATCAAGCAGATCCCCCGAATCCTGGGCCCAGGCCTGAACAAGCCTGGCAAGTTCCCTTCCTTGCTGACCCACAATGAGAACATGGTGGCTAAAGTTGATGAAGTGAAGTCCACGATCAAGTTCCAGATGAAGAAGGTGCTGTGTCTGGCAGTGGCTGTTGGTCACGTgaagatgacagatgatgagcttGTGTACAACATCCACTTAGCTGTCAACTTCCTGGTATCATTGCTcaagaaaaactggcagaacgtCAGGGCCTTGTATATTAAGAGCACCATGGGCAAGCCCCAGCGTCTGTACTAA